One Denticeps clupeoides chromosome 12, fDenClu1.1, whole genome shotgun sequence genomic window carries:
- the LOC114800939 gene encoding limb region 1 homolog-like protein isoform X2, which produces MEGDDVTLREQLFHHRVRENLICALLFAGLYIVAYLIITHYRKSAEYATDDDEDATVNKIALWLCTFSLSVSMGAVLLLPISILSNEILLSFPHSYYMQWLNGSLIHGLWNMVFLFSNLSLVFLLPFAYFFTESEGFAGSKKGLMSRVYETAVELLLLSLLVLGVVWVASALLNGTTARDSLYDLWEYYLPYLYSCISLFGVLLLLLYTPCGLSRMFSITGRLLVKPRLLEDMDDTMSCAVFEEASLSRKLRSKKTSCWMNVNQDALKKQYLTIQVRRIALEMRRKASPWQRNLGYPLVMLQLLILTVVCILMVCFHVLELLFDETALPRGMEDPPLGAASFSMFGSLGAAVQIILILYLMVSSVVGFYSSPLFVKLLPIAQDTTLTQDSGNHTLRSPGGLWTIQLAGKLSHCIPVQRVIRWADVCLSYQHSDVGCSEGAHKGFWFA; this is translated from the exons ATGGAAGGAGACGACGTGACTCTGCGGGAGCAGCTCTTCCACCACCGTGTGCGGGAGAACCTG ATCTGCGCCCTGCTGTTCGCTGGCCTCTACATCGTTGCCTACCTCATTATCACACACTACCGGAAGAGCGCGGAGTATGCCACAG atgatgatgaggatgccACTGTCAACAAAATTGC ACTGTGGCTCTGTACGTTCTCACTTTCTGTGTCCATGGGGGCTGTGCTGCTCCTTCCCATCTCCATCCTGTCCAATGAGATCCTGCTCTCCTTCCCTCACAGCTATTACATGCAGTGGCTCAACGGATCCCTCATTCATG GACTGTGGAATATGGTCTTCCTCTTTTCCAACCTCTCATTGGTCTTCCTGCTCCCTTTTGCCTACTTCTTCACAGAGTCTGAGGGTTTTGCTGGCTCCAAAAAG GGTTTGATGTCACGTGTATATGAGACCGCTGTGGAATTGCTGCTTCTGTCTCTGTTGGTGCTGGGTGTTGTATGGGTGGCATCAGCTCTCCTGAATGGCACCACAGCTAGAGATAGTCTTTATG ATCTATGGGAGTATTACCTGCCTTACCTTTACTCGTGTATCTCTCTCTTCGGAGTCCTGCTATTACTCT TGTATACACCATGTGGCTTGTCTCGAATGTTCAGCATTACAGGAAGGCTGCTTGTCAAACCGCGG CTTTTGGAAGATATGGATGACACAATGAGCTGTGCTGTTTTTGAGGAAGCTTCTCTTTCCAGGAAACTTAGGA GTAAGAAGACATCTTGTTGGATGAATGTAAATCAAGATGCCTTAAAGAAACAGTACCTTACAATTCAGGTCCGGCGGATTGCTCTAG AGATGCGTAGGAAAGCGTCACCATGGCAGCGCAACCTTGGTTACCCTCTGGTCATGCTGCAGCTCCTCATTCTGACG GTGGTGTGCATACTGATGGTGTGTTTCCATGTGCTGGAGCTGCTGTTTGATGAGACGGCCTTGCCCCGTGGCATGGAG gaCCCTCCCCTGGGTGCTGCTTCTTTCTCTATGTTTGGATCTCTGGGCGCAGCTGTGCAGATTATCCTCATCCT ATATCTGATGGTGTCCTCAGTGGTGGGATTTTACAGTTCTCCACTGTTTGTGAAGCTGCTTCCCATAGCACAGGACACAACATTAACTCAG GACTCTGG GAATCACACACTTCGATCTCCCGGGGGACTTTGGACGATACAACTGGCTGGGAAACTTTCACATTGTATTCCTGTACAACGTGTTATTCGCTGGGCTGACGTCTGCCTGTCTTATCAACACTCTGACGTGGGCTGTTCAGAGGGAGCTCATAAGGGCTTTTG GTTTGCATAA
- the LOC114801201 gene encoding complement C1q-like protein 4 isoform X1 — protein MRTLLLLVLFCCHTRVGTSSDSTSQKNCENEQSLGALLTKLLTLAEKQTALEIKVSASENEVKLLRTQLQNAEARILEGVSQIEDLKRLHTDRPKVAFSASLEGGQNGPFNTATTLVYKNVITNVGNAYNSATGIFTAPQKGVYMFIYHNVVFAAHSSTMSLFKNALKIVSTVEWKSEHDGIDSGSNGVMLLLEQGDQVYIQLWKDSWVYDDANNFTTFSGTLLFPL, from the exons ATGAGGACACTCCTGTTGCTCGTGTTGTTCTGCTGTCACACAAGGGTCGGCACCAGCAGTGACAGCACCTCTCAGAAGAACTGCGAAAATGAACAGAGCTTAGGAGCGCTCCTAACCAAACTTTTAACGCTGGCTGAAAAACAAACTGCCTTGGAGATAAAGGTTAGCgccagtgaaaatgaagtgaagctCCTCAGAACGCAGCTGCAGAACGCTGAGGCCAGGATCCTCGAGGGAGTGAGTCAGATAGAGGATCTTAAACGCCTTCATACAG ACCGACCAAAGGTGGCGTTTTCAGCCTCGCTGGAAGGTGGGCAGAATGGACCTTTCAATACAGCAACTACTCTGGTCTACAAAAACGTCATAACCAATGTTGGTAATGCCTACAACTCAGCTACAG gtaTTTTTACAGCCCCACAGAAGGGAGTCTATATGTTCATTTATCATAATGTTGTCTTTGCTGCCCATTCTTCTACAATGTCCCTGTTTAAGAACGCGCTGAAAATTGTGTCCACTGTGGAATGGAAATCTGAACATGATGGAATTGACAGCGGATCAAACGGagtgatgctgctgctggaacAGGGAGACCAGGTCTACATCCAGCTGTGGAAAGACTCATGGGTCTATGATGATGCCAACAATTTTACCACATTCAGCGGGACTTTACTCTTTCCACTGTGA
- the LOC114800939 gene encoding limb region 1 homolog-like protein isoform X1: protein MEGDDVTLREQLFHHRVRENLICALLFAGLYIVAYLIITHYRKSAEYATDDDEDATVNKIALWLCTFSLSVSMGAVLLLPISILSNEILLSFPHSYYMQWLNGSLIHGLWNMVFLFSNLSLVFLLPFAYFFTESEGFAGSKKGLMSRVYETAVELLLLSLLVLGVVWVASALLNGTTARDSLYDLWEYYLPYLYSCISLFGVLLLLLYTPCGLSRMFSITGRLLVKPRLLEDMDDTMSCAVFEEASLSRKLRSKKTSCWMNVNQDALKKQYLTIQVRRIALEMRRKASPWQRNLGYPLVMLQLLILTVVCILMVCFHVLELLFDETALPRGMEDPPLGAASFSMFGSLGAAVQIILILYLMVSSVVGFYSSPLFVKLLPIAQDTTLTQIIGNCVSLLVLSSALPVFSRTLGITHFDLPGDFGRYNWLGNFHIVFLYNVLFAGLTSACLINTLTWAVQRELIRAFGLHKIPLTVSRSTIPLKLLLANGLSKIN from the exons ATGGAAGGAGACGACGTGACTCTGCGGGAGCAGCTCTTCCACCACCGTGTGCGGGAGAACCTG ATCTGCGCCCTGCTGTTCGCTGGCCTCTACATCGTTGCCTACCTCATTATCACACACTACCGGAAGAGCGCGGAGTATGCCACAG atgatgatgaggatgccACTGTCAACAAAATTGC ACTGTGGCTCTGTACGTTCTCACTTTCTGTGTCCATGGGGGCTGTGCTGCTCCTTCCCATCTCCATCCTGTCCAATGAGATCCTGCTCTCCTTCCCTCACAGCTATTACATGCAGTGGCTCAACGGATCCCTCATTCATG GACTGTGGAATATGGTCTTCCTCTTTTCCAACCTCTCATTGGTCTTCCTGCTCCCTTTTGCCTACTTCTTCACAGAGTCTGAGGGTTTTGCTGGCTCCAAAAAG GGTTTGATGTCACGTGTATATGAGACCGCTGTGGAATTGCTGCTTCTGTCTCTGTTGGTGCTGGGTGTTGTATGGGTGGCATCAGCTCTCCTGAATGGCACCACAGCTAGAGATAGTCTTTATG ATCTATGGGAGTATTACCTGCCTTACCTTTACTCGTGTATCTCTCTCTTCGGAGTCCTGCTATTACTCT TGTATACACCATGTGGCTTGTCTCGAATGTTCAGCATTACAGGAAGGCTGCTTGTCAAACCGCGG CTTTTGGAAGATATGGATGACACAATGAGCTGTGCTGTTTTTGAGGAAGCTTCTCTTTCCAGGAAACTTAGGA GTAAGAAGACATCTTGTTGGATGAATGTAAATCAAGATGCCTTAAAGAAACAGTACCTTACAATTCAGGTCCGGCGGATTGCTCTAG AGATGCGTAGGAAAGCGTCACCATGGCAGCGCAACCTTGGTTACCCTCTGGTCATGCTGCAGCTCCTCATTCTGACG GTGGTGTGCATACTGATGGTGTGTTTCCATGTGCTGGAGCTGCTGTTTGATGAGACGGCCTTGCCCCGTGGCATGGAG gaCCCTCCCCTGGGTGCTGCTTCTTTCTCTATGTTTGGATCTCTGGGCGCAGCTGTGCAGATTATCCTCATCCT ATATCTGATGGTGTCCTCAGTGGTGGGATTTTACAGTTCTCCACTGTTTGTGAAGCTGCTTCCCATAGCACAGGACACAACATTAACTCAG ATTATTGGCAACTGTGTCTCTCTGCTTGTTCTGAGCTCGGCCTTGCCTGTGTTCTCCAGGACTCTGG GAATCACACACTTCGATCTCCCGGGGGACTTTGGACGATACAACTGGCTGGGAAACTTTCACATTGTATTCCTGTACAACGTGTTATTCGCTGGGCTGACGTCTGCCTGTCTTATCAACACTCTGACGTGGGCTGTTCAGAGGGAGCTCATAAGGGCTTTTG GTTTGCATAAAATCCCTCTGACTGTATCCCGCTCCACAATCCCTCTCAAACTCCTTTTAGCCAATGGCCTTTCAAAGATTAACTGA
- the rhebl1 gene encoding ras homolog, mTORC1 binding like 1, whose product MPQPKHRKIAVLGYRSVGKSSLTIQFVEGQFVDSYDPTIENTFNKLVSVNGQDFNLQLVDTAGQDEYSIFPQSHSMDIHGYVLVYSVTSMKSFEVVQVLHDKLLDMVGKIQVPTVLVGNKKDLHMERVIKPEEGKKLADSWGAAFMESSAKENQTAVEVFKRIILEMEKADGNAPSEEKKCAVM is encoded by the exons ATGCCACAGCCGAAGCACAGGAAGATCGCGGTGTTGGGGTACAGATCAGTGG gcaaATCCTCTCTAACAATACAGTTTGTGGAAGGGCAGTTTGTAGATTCCTATGATCCCACTATTGAAAACA CTTTTAATAAATTGGTGTCAGTGAATGGACAGGACTTTAATCTTCAACTGGTAGATACTGCTGGACAG GACGAGTATTCCATTTTCCCTCAGTCTCACTCAATGGACATCCATGGTTATGTCCTAGTGTATTCGGTCACCTCCATGAAAAG TTTTGAAGTGGTTCAAGTTCTGCATGACAAGCTGCTCGATATGGTTGGAAAAATACA AGTGCCCACTGTTCTGGTCGGAAACAAAAAAGATCTTCATATGGAAAG AGTGATTAAACCAGAGGAGGGTAAGAAACTGGCTGACTCATGGGGTGCTGCTTTCATGGAATCCTCTGCCAAGGAAAACCAG ACGGCCGTGGAAGTTTTCAAGCGAATTATTCTGGAGATGGAGAAAGCGGACGGTAATGCTCCCTCAGAGGAAAAGAAGTGTGCCGTGATGTAG
- the LOC114801201 gene encoding uncharacterized protein LOC114801201 isoform X2 translates to MRTLLLLVLFCCHTRVGTSSDSTSQKNCENEQSLGALLTKLLTLAEKQTALEIKVSASENEVKLLRTQLQNAEARILEGVSQIEDLKRLHTDRPKVAFSASLEGGQNGPFNTATTLVYKNVITNVGNAYNSATERAENCVHCGMEI, encoded by the exons ATGAGGACACTCCTGTTGCTCGTGTTGTTCTGCTGTCACACAAGGGTCGGCACCAGCAGTGACAGCACCTCTCAGAAGAACTGCGAAAATGAACAGAGCTTAGGAGCGCTCCTAACCAAACTTTTAACGCTGGCTGAAAAACAAACTGCCTTGGAGATAAAGGTTAGCgccagtgaaaatgaagtgaagctCCTCAGAACGCAGCTGCAGAACGCTGAGGCCAGGATCCTCGAGGGAGTGAGTCAGATAGAGGATCTTAAACGCCTTCATACAG ACCGACCAAAGGTGGCGTTTTCAGCCTCGCTGGAAGGTGGGCAGAATGGACCTTTCAATACAGCAACTACTCTGGTCTACAAAAACGTCATAACCAATGTTGGTAATGCCTACAACTCAGCTACAG AACGCGCTGAAAATTGTGTCCACTGTGGAATGGAAATCTGA